CAAGCAACTCGAACTGATCAGCAAGTTCCTGATTGAGGGGTGTTGACTGAAAACCATTTAGTACGCAGCTGATGGCCTGTGCTCTCAAGTTAACAACCAAATCATCGTGTATTTTTCGTAATGTAGACGCAGCTACTGTCTCTTGATTTCCATAATCCACATAGAGCACGGTCACTTGTTCTccattaatatttaaaatctgCGCTCTGTACCTGTAACAAGCAATAAGCAAAATTTACGTTTACGTACAAgcaattaaattatatttaaaattaaacaaatgagCACCAACCATTGTTTATCTTCGATATATGAAGCGCAACACGGTCTACCAACTTGAAGAGCTTTTGCGTCAAGTGGCGGAGCTTTCGAGGCATATTCAGCCAAACACGCCATGATGGAATTAAGCGACTTGATGCCACTGTCGAGTTGCACGAAGAACTTTGTGCATGATTCGACGAAAGAGACGTGAATCATGTCCTTGAATCCCTGCTTAAGCACAGGAGGTTCTTGATAAACAACAGGAGCGGAGCTagcgaaagtttttttcaaaacatccCTGATATTAACTCCGTTATCGTACAAATCTCCGTACTGTATCAGTGGAGGTCCTTCTGGTGGCCGGACATGAAGCACCAGTGGTTTTCCAGTGACAATTTTCTTGAAGTAATCCTTGACCTCGTCAGTAATGATCAGCTCCTTAAGGCCGCTCAGGGTGAATCTGATGGAGAGGACCTTGGGCTGTATGAACTGAGGCggcagttgaaaaatgtccgaATAAGACAAAACCTCTGTGTGTCCAAAGTCGACATAGAAAAGCTTGCATTTCTGTTCCATAACCGACATTACCACCGCCCTGCAGAGAACTCCCTCCAGTGAATAACGACCCAGACAAACCGATCCGGGTAACGGTGGTTCTTGCAGAGGCGCAGTAGGATGGTTATTCACATCAGCCATCAGCTGTGTGAGGATTTGTGCTGTGCTTTTTACCTGAACCGAGAATTTCATCGGTCCGTCCTCAACAAATGACACATAAACGTCGTGCATGGAACCGACATCCAAAACTCGCGACTTGAAGACTAGGGCCTCAGGGGCAGGAGAAGGCACAGGCGCAGGCACAGGTGGCATCCGGTGTTGCGGGCTTCGCCAGTCCTCCTGAACGGGAGGATTCGATCTGGGTGACAACTCAGTGTATGTCTTCTGCTGTGGCCTAGACAAATAATTTTGGCTCATAGGTGGCGCCACAGACTCTCTAGGCATCTGAGGGACGCGTCGTTGTGTCGTTTTCTGATGTGCTGCAAACATGTCCTGAATCGTTACAGAAACGGCTAATTCTTTGCTCACCAATAGCGCGCCGAAGTCCTCGTTGTTATAGAAAAGCTTAAGCAGTCTGTTTGAGCCGACAACAGAGTGCAGAATTCCCTTAAGGTCAGCGTAGCGGAGAGTCTGCTTTATCGACTCTATTGTTTCACTCTCCCAGGTTCCGTTGATGGGAAGGATGTGGGCCAGCACGAAGTCCAGAGCTAGCGGAGGCAGTGCGTGCAGAGACACGACGCTCGGTATATTGTCGAGCAGTCTTATAGCTGTGGGCGGCAGGACCTCATAGTTCCCGTAGTCGATGAAATGGACCAGGACGTTGCCGTTGGGCTGCACGTTGCATATTTTTGCACGGTAATAGCCCTCATTCTGGAACCTAGCACAGCATATCATGTTCGACGCCAGAGGGTAGTTGGGATTTGGAAGCGCTAAGCCTTGGTCGAACTTCTCGCTCAATGGGAGAATCATTCGCTCGACGCACGTGGCCGCATTTCGGTCGATCTGACCCCATATCTTGAGCAGCGGTCCATCGGTTTCAACGTGCGTTACGAACAGTCCGAGTTCGGAATTCTGCGCCATTGCTGTCATGTTTGCTCGCTCAAGTCGCGACCGCTGGCCGACGCTCGATTTTCTCAAACACACCACACGCGTGGAATTTCGTGTTTTTCTGTTTCCTTGTCgagcgtttttttctttcttgattttatggtacgatttttttctcaccaaaaaTTATGCACCCGATTTACTCTGTTGCCTCCTGTAGGCTTTCTATCTGACCATCGACACGAGGCCTCATTCACATCGTGGATACtgagattcaaatttttctttctaattcaAGCCGAATTGTCTCCTCGTAATAGCGTACGTGTATGAATGAACCGTCTTGGGTGTGCGGCACTTGTCACAAAGAAATTCGTACACAGACACAGGTATGACCGGGCTGTCGGATCTTGGCATATTGCAAAAAACGGTTTTCTACCAGCGTAATGGGGCTACGCGCTAGTTGGGAGATGGAAGAGGCAACAACTCGACCAATAGCAGCGAATGGCTATATCATCAAATATATTCGAATGTTCGATTGTCCGCTCCGTACCCTATGCGCACCACCACTACCGCCGAATAAAAAGTGCATAAACCTCGGAGAATACTTTCACGGCGGTTGATGGACGAGTGGATTGTTTTTCCTACACCTTTTTCTCACTACGATCACGTATCAAGGCACAATGCTAACGGGATTCGATACAAAACTTAATCTTCACTTCTTCGAGCAACAAAAAGGATAATGTACGCTGGCACTAACCACGAATGATGAGTTAGATGTAGATTGGAACACTGATATTCTGAGCTTATAGAGATAGACTGCGCGGTCTGTGCTCCGCGCTGAAGCTGtaattagagagagagagagaaagagcacAGTTGAGCCAGACCTCTCTGTTGCACGATGGGAAGAGTGGCGATTGTTTTCCCCACCAAGTCACTGCTTAGAGTGAAAGGACCGGCGCCAACTGTTGCTCTCTCTTTCGAATTAGGACTTTAGCTAGGTGAGCTATACACAGATCGCGCGTTGACCGAAGATGTATGTTTATATTCTGGCTTTTCAATCACGTCAGGGCAAAACTATTCTGCGAATgattcaaattcgaatttttttttgtcatgcaCTTGTGTCAACACTCTTAACAATTTACTAATTAGATAATGGGCCTTGGCTGAGGATATGAAAAGACCTTTAGCCCTGATATTTTGATATATTTCGCTAATATTTCGTCCGATTAGGCGGGTCGTAGTGAGTCCTGGGGTAGTTTTCTTGAGTATCATTCACAATTAACATAGTGCAGTCGTAGTTCAGTGCGGATGTTTGGAAATACGAATACCATGCGAGCGTTCACAACCGATTCGTACAGTGGTAAACCGCTTACTGTGAACGCTCGCATGGTTTTCGTGTTTCCAAACTTCTGCACTGTATTACCACTATCCCTACCACTGTACTTCCACTACACGTACTGTACTAAGTCAATTGTAAATAATACTTTACTTTGAACTTAACTCAGGGGTATGGGATCCCAATTTAGAATCGAGTTGGCATAGTAGAATACTGCAATTTCCTCACGTCCCCATCAGATCCGCTTACCGGGCTCTTACCCACGGAGCAAAATCCATAAGGTCGGTATCACTCCCCTTAGTCAACGTAGTGGGTCCGTTTCTGCCTGTTTCCTCCGACACAGTATAGTccgctttcaattttttctgtattgTTTGAAGGTAGGTTGAACTTAGTTTAAACTTCGATTCAGTGTTTTAAATCGGAGTAactcaaaatcaattttaaaatgtCGGTCACAGTCGGGTTCCGGAACGCATCTCGGGCGCGTTCATCGCATGTCATTAAGAACACGGAGTTAAAAATAGTTCATATAATAATCACAGAGGGCAGTAGGATCGCGACACTGCAGCAGACGTTGGCGATTTCGGAGTTccttttttactctctttccACCCCAGAGAGGTGAGTGTCGTGTCGTACTGGGAGCGAATAATCCGTAATTTGGTAACAAGGTGCTGTTAAtaggataaaattttgtattatagAGGCAAGATCATAGTTCCCGAAGGCAAGATGTGGTCCTCATTGATGGAAACCGTCAAAAAGAACCCTTTCGGCTCTCCTTTCATCACAGCTGACTGCCAGGCTCAGCGCGAGGATGGCCAAGCCCTTGTCAAAGGCCGATATATCGCCGCCGCCAACGCGGCAGAAGGCGGTGAGttgtattaaaataaatagtaaGCATGTTTTCACAGCATTTTGCCCCTCCAAGCTTCACCGTTTACCGCGCTCTTCTGTCAAGAAATTCACCCGGTGGTTCCCGACGTCTGACTGTCGCATTGAAGGCTGCAACCACATCGATTGAGCGGTTCTTTTGTCGGTTAAAAAACTCACATTTTGTGTTGGAATAGTTTTTCTGTGgtatattttcttaaaaagttttcttctctttactCGAAGCAAGTTTCATTTTACAACCGTCCTCCTCCACGACCCTGAAGCGTGCAATCGAGGACAAACGGTTGCATAATGGCGACCATTTTGTTGCGAGAATCTTTCAGAGCCAGGGCCTTGGATAAGCATAAAAATACACTTGTCTTTTTGTAATTACATTTAGAATAGACCTGAATTTAAGGATCTATATTTAAATTGGCACGCAATCGATTGTTTGTCAATAGGACGATCCTTGAACTCGTTCtagatttaaattttcattgtacCGTATACGTTACGTGCGTACCGGTTGGCTAATTCGATTATTCTTTTTACAGGCATTTTGCCCGACATGTATTCGATCAGTAGACTAACACGTACTGGACAATTAAAATCACGTGAACAGTAACTTTCGCATGATCAATCGGCTGATTCTGTcatgcgaatttttttaaagcgtTATTTTCGCATCACTTTCGGTTATTtccgcaaaataaaaaataacgcaCATCAATTGTTTAACCTGTATATTACGCAAGCCTTACATGTAGATTTTTGTAATCTGCAGTGAGATTTGTTAAATGTAATTCCGACCGTAAGTGATTAGCCCAAGGATTTATGAAACAGATTAATTACAGTAACTGATTTACTTCTGGCTAAAGctgcttcaattttttacttattaaattaattttctttccaccAGACATTATTGTTTTCTAAATCTGAGATGAAATATATGATGACAGTTGAGAAATTGGTTCATCTGACCCTTAATCCATAGTTCAATTTATCTAAGTGCATCCCTTAGGGACAACAATCCATAGTTTTGGAAATTTCATTGCCTGAATGATTGTTGCTacattttatcaattataacatttttctttacatattATGTAATACATTGGTTCTCAATTGAATGGAGTGCAAGTCAAACACATtaaattaatgataattgGAACGTACCTGGCTTTGATTAGGAGTCAGAAATATACTTCAggagaattttctttcataaaaattataccttgCAACTTTTACAGACAGCTGCGAATTTGGCTCCAACCAATACTTCGCGCTATGCGGGCTTGGAGGCATCTTGTCCTGCGGTCTTACCCACACTATGGTTACCCCCCTTGATCTGGTCAAGTGCCGTATTCAAGTAGACCCTGCAAAATACAAGTCCGTCTTCAATGGATTCAAGGTAAGCCAAAcactttcacaaaaatttattatttgtcgATCctctgtaaatatttatgcaaaaaatgtaaaatgtaaGCAATATATCAATTTGTAATATTCGACAGGTATCTCTGCAAGAGGGTGGCGTCAGAGCCCTGGGAAAAGGATGGGCTCCGACTTTCTTCGGATATTCCATGCAAGGAATGTTCAAGTTCGGTCTCTACGAAGTCTTCAAAGTTTACTATTCGAATCTAATCGGAGATGAACTTTCCTATGAATACAGAACAACACTATACCTCATATCATCCGCATCTGCAGAATTCTTTGCTGACATTGCTCTGGCTCCTATGGAGGCTGCCAAGGTTATCCTcaatgatatatttatttcctGCCTCCTCTTGAAATCCTGTGACACATAAGATTTTGTTCAGATAACATAACCAAGATTGGAATGTTCGCAATCTATACCCAGATTTTCTCTCCCCCTCCTCAAGAGTCACGATCTTTTCCTAACAAGTGAGTCCGACTCTGCCACCATTTTCCCACAATTCTATAAATACTACTGttctaatgaaattttcttctttctacaTATTTAGGTCAGGATTCAAACTATGCCTGGATACGCAAATACTCTGCGCGAAGCGCTGCCTAAGATGCACGCCGACGAAGGTCTTGGAGGCTTCTACAAGGGTTTGGTGCCACTTTGGCTCCGCCAGATCCCCTACACCATGATGAAGTTTGCCTGCTTCGAACGTACCGTCGAATTACTGTACAAGCACGTCGTGCCCAAGCCGCGTGTGGACTGCACCAAGGGTGAACAGCTCGTCGTAACCTTCGCTGCTGGTTACATTGCCGGTGTCTTCTGTGCCGTTGTATCTCACCCCGCTGACTCGGTGcgtaatttttgataaattcggTTATTCTTGAAGAGATTTTCAGTCAGAATTGTTGGCAATCAAATCCTTGTCAATTGTTTCAATAGGTTGTGTCCAAGTTGAACCAAGAGAAAGGAGCCACAGCTGTTGACGTTGTGAAGAAACTTGGTTGGGGCGGATTATGGAAAGGATTGGCACCCAGGATTGTCATGATCGGTACTTTGACGGCTGCCCAGTGGTTTATCTACGACGCAGTCAAGGTATGGCTGCGCATGCCACGTCCACCACCACCAGAGATGCCAGAGTCGCTGAAGAAGAAGTATGGCGTCGCTTAAGTGTCAAACGAACAAAGTAAgacaaagaagagaaaaaaagaataagtgAAGAATAAGTAATTAACTATGCATAGAAGATGAAGCTAGaccaattcaattcaattattataaccAGTCACGGTTTGATACTGTTATTGTGTCTGGTGAATTTTATCAATACTCTCATACCACGACTCATTACTGTTAACGGGTTTCTATCCATCGCTATATTCGTGGATCTTTCACTAAAAATGCCCAACatcgcaataaaaaaaaaaccagaacgATACAGGCTACCCATTGATTGTACTGTTCAGTATTTGTAGCCATGAAAGTAGTGAAATTACATGACTAATAACtgtgtaaattattataactacGCGATAACGAACCAAGTTGTCATGCAATCATTGCTGCTTTGTAAATAGGGTGATCgctagaaaataaattactagGTTCATCGTATAAACATGTTTTAATCTTTCTTTCCACTTCCTTACAAATATACCCATATAATAATTCGCTTCATCGTATAACATGTCATAATCATTTAGCTAATCCAATCACAATTATTCACATTTAAGTATCAAACCATAATCCTGTTACAGCCATGTTTCTATCCACCATCTCCTCTTATACGCGCATTTTTAAATTAGTCGGCTCAGCGCAAAATGTTGACTGATTATGAAACCTCACGCATCGCTTATCAGTAAACCTTAACTAAAGAATCTTGAGACGAGTTACAATACATTGTTATCACAATGCTTATCATTAGGAACTCCCTCAATTTTATACTGTCGCAAATTTGTACAGCAATTCATATATAATTGAGTTTGACGGTATAAGTCTTTACTGAAATATTACGAATCAAAACTCTGTGTCTCCTTCAACTGGTTGGAATCAAGGAATGTAATTGAGTTCACTTCACGATTAAATGTCATAATTTCGTGGAACAGATTcaacaataatataaaaatggtaattttgGACATAATTTCTTTTATGAGCACCAATCAAATTACTGGCACAACTTCACATCGATTGTAAATTTAAGGTAACTGCAGTAATCACATTTCAACtggttgaaaaatcgataaatatcGTATGTTTTTTTTGCTGCATCTCAGTATCATTAATTACAGCGAATAAGAACTAAGTACTTGTGTTCGTTGCATAGCAAAcgcgttttgaaaattttctaaaatagtATTCACCAAGTAACAAAGAAGTATAAATAGTAGAATACGAATCAAGTATTTGCTAATATTGTCGGATGATCtaccgtaaaaaaatatatttacatcaCGACATGTTATCGTATGAACGGTGGTATACCTAGCAATGAATTACAAataacgtataaaaatatacatctCTTAACGAGCATAGAAAACCTAATAATAATTCGAATAGGCCGAAATATGAGTTGGTTACGACAAGTTGATGATTTTTCGTGAAGCATCAATCTATCACTGTGTACTCGTCTTTCGGCTAAATACTCGTTGCATTTTTAAATAGCGTAGCAATTTGTGTAACGTAACACTCTGCGCTAACAAGAAATATTGCTAGATAGTATACTAGAAGACCGAAATTCTACAAGAAATCTTGATATTtacgagactttttttttctatttctttagTGTCTGTTCAAAGCAAATATGTTCGGAACTTTTGAACGCGCTCATAGCATAAGAgataataatttgttgaatagCTATGTTGTATTCTTCTGTCATTTGAACAATTCGTGTTGAGTGAAAGTAACAGCGTCGTGCACaccgacaaaaattttaaaacttgGCTCCTTGTTCTGAAATTGATCACATTTTACTATCTGTTCAAAAACGGGACCCGAGCAGCCAGCTAGATATACGGGAATCTCTATTTTCTCAAACTCTGTAGTGAGAAATCTGAGTGTATTTATACCACTGGGATCGATGTAACTCAGAGCGCTTAAATCTAGTATAATACACCTGAGAGCTTCTTTATCCTCACTACCAAGAGGATCGGGATACAATCCTTTTTTAGCgagttttcttctctcttccaCCACCTCGCGCGGTACGACTCCCACTAGTTTGAATAATTCCGACTTCAAATGTCCGGAATTGGCAAAATTCAAACCACCGCAgtagtggaaaatttttattccacagAGCTCCGTTgtctgtaattgaaaaatgaatttgaagtaaaatgAGTCGTGGGTGTTCGTATTTTTGCCAAATCTTTGACAGCTTGACTTACACCCTTGAATCGTCGCAAATCCAAGTACAAATCTGTGTTTGGAATGTGACCCAAGAGGCATGTGTATGGCTTGATGGATTGCACAAATATGCTTGTCAATGAAACAAGCAATCCGACGACTAGACCAATGTCAATATTTACGAGGACAACCGCAAGGAAAGTGACAATCCAAACAGCAGCATCCAGTTTACTtagtttccaaaatttcttcaattcacATGCTTGTAAAAGCATTCCCTTGAGTGCTACCTGAAAGTTAAACACATTCCGTAAGATTTCTTGCAATATTCTTAATGCTTATGATTCATAATCTATCAAGTGATACCTACAACAATAATCGATGCGAGTACGCATCTGGGTAAAGGTTCAAAAAAAGGTCCGATCCAGAGAAGAatcgtcaataatattccacATGACACAATACTGGCGAGTTGGCTTTTTCCACCAGTTGTCTGCTGTATCAATGATCGACTGAGGGAGGCAGTGACTGGcatgcaggaaaaaaaagatccaaCGATATTACTGCTCCCCTATAACCAAATGTGGTGCGTggtattgaattttaatctctgtacgtaattaaaaaatatcgaatagaTGCTGAATCATGCgcgaatcaaatttcaatcatatctcgcaaattaaaaatttcaccattgCTAAGAGCTCTTGATTGGAATTCACTTCGTAGTTTAACTTCTGTGCAAATATCAATGCCATTGACATCGTTATAGTATACGAGACCATGGTTATCGCAATACTCTCGAATGCTATTGCAGGCAGTAAAGAGAAACTGGGAGGCTTCGGTATCGGCAGTCTGTAAAATGATGCATTTATTTTCGCGTTATTTACACGCATTTTCTGGaaattattcatcaaattagttgaatttcatttttatacaaaccCTGTAGGAATGTCACCAACAGTTCGGATGTTGTAGACCTCTGGTAGATTGCCGTAATTAGATATTAAAGTGCCAGTAACAACAGCCACTAATTCAATCGGTATCGGTATGCTGCATCTTTTAGCAATATATGGCTGTAAGTcatcaaattttatactttttatgaACATTTCATGAAAAGGTGCAATAGACAAAATGTAATTTAGCTGAGACTTGTACCCACCTTGATTATTTCATTGTTAAAAACCATGATTATTATCGCAACTGTAGAGATTATAGCAGCAGCTATATTCACATTTGGTAGTTCGTTGAAAATATCTATGCAAgactgaaaatgaatttttttttaaatccagaTTATAGGGTagaaataaaaggaaagaaagcaAAGATAAAACAAATCTATACTTAATTAATTAGGACTTACGAATATTAATTTGAACATTGACTTTTGCTTGGGCAGCTGTAAGCCAAGGAGATCTTTTATTTGAGATATAAGTACCCAGACAGCAGCGCCAGTAGTGAAACCATTCACCAGAGTCTCACTGAGTAAGGTGCTGATTATGCCTAGTCTGAATAAGTACATTGCCAGCTGAAAACCCCCGAATAAAGTAGATTTATAAATTGCAACGTACGATTCACGTCTTGTATTTAACGTATTTTAAAGAATTACTCACCTGAAGTATTCCCACCATAAAAGTGACGGTTGTAGCCACCTCGATAGGAGTGTAAGTAACCACTGGTACATCCGATGCTAACGTAGGGTTTGTCACATTTGATTGAGCCAATGCATCTGGAAAAGTGGCATGAGCGGTGACCGCCTTCCCCGTCATCAGACAAACAACAGCGAACGTACCTGATTTTCAGAGAGTGACTTGGTCAGAGGAGGATTTCAATGGTAGCGTTGGTAAAGTTTCGATTGAGGTATTCCCATCTCActgcagtaaaaaaaagtctctatctcagaaggaaaattttgagaagaaGAGTGAGAAAGAAATGGACTTGGCGTTGATCGATTCGAGATAATTGTGCTAATGTCATGTTTACCCATTGAAACGTGCTTCGAAGTTCCTAAGAAAAAGTAAACTAATACTGGGAAGAAAGCCATGTATATGCCTACGACCGGTGGTACGTTTCCAAGCAGAGCGTACGCCATTCCCTGGGGTATGTGCATGATGGCGACAGTCAAACCGGAGATCAGATCGGAGCAGATGTCTTTTTTCCATTCGTAATTTCTGAGCCAATTTAGCGCCGGTATTGTGGAAGTAATGCATGACCCACAGCTTTTCGATTTCACAGACTCTTTTGCGTTCCTAACAACTGTAGTGAAAAAAACGACAATGCAGTTATCACtctataaaaattcttttcacaaGTAATAATtgctttgaataataataacagctgACAGATGACTTGCCAGTGTTGCGTTTTTTTGCTCCTCATTCACTCAACAAATTGCTTTTCTAAATTGGGCTATCAGCGCTGGTCTAAATACTCACACGAATTCTTCGGCCTCTCGTAGTGGTAAGCTCTGTTCAAAGCGTCTTGTTCATAGAGTGGTCTTTCGACTTGTAGCTGCCTCAGCACTTCGTCTTCCTTATCCATGCTTCCTGTTGAATTTGCAAAAGACAAACGAttaatttgtggaaaaaattaagaggGCTGTTAAGATCTTTTAAAAAACAGTATCCAGGTTTTGAAATTCTGTCGCCGAGCTTTTGACGACAATCTCAATACTCTGCCTGTGGATAATCAAAAACTAAATTTCTATGTAATTCGCTGTATTGCGGGATCTATAATCAAACCGATTGATAGATAAGTAATAATCTGATGTGAAAGCAGCTACATAATCATGGGTAGTGTTTGGTTGCTTATCTTTTTCATTCTACCGCCTCGGTTACATGTCGAGCATTAACGTTTGCTCAAAGAAAGTTACGTAATTTGTGTCCACAAAAGATTGAGACTGCATATACGTAATATTGTTGATGCGGATTAGGTGGATTTGAATCGAGGGCTTTTATCATTGTCCACGCTTTCTATTCTCAACTAAGACCGCAAGGTTGTTACATTTTACAGTAAACAGTGAGGGTATAATCAGAATGGCTAAGACTAGCTGGAATAACGATTCAAAAGAAATGTAATCAGATTCTATAAAACTATTTGTATTGATGctagaagagagagaaaaacaattataaagGATGTTTTCACCagatatttttagttttatttccaaattgTGCGTTTCGTGACTTTTGCAAATTCAGCCGCTGGCCAAGCGtcaacagaaaaatattccgcGTTGCAAATTTTAATGTCATTTAACATTTCGTTCTTCAAGAATTCGAAGGGGGGAAATTCCTGGCGATTACACATAACCTTGTGGCGTACGTGAGACAGAAGTGAGACGGaactataataatacacgTGAACTTGGTTTTGAGTTGCGAGAGAGAAATTCAAACTGACAAACAGCTATGCAGCACATAGAATCTATTCACCTATCCTTATATTCGTAATTGTGGTTTATTTCACACCGCGAGTACCGCGGATCATTTACCGTCAATTCGCCAAAGAACTTACAGAATACAGATTCCGTAATACTGAACTGCTGAAAAAAGTGTTTGACACGTAAATTTCAAccttgtaatttatttttatccacctTTCCGATAGTTCAGGTGTTctacaattattttcttcagcTTTTTGCAATGACATTGGATTCATCTATCATTGGCTAAATTGTGAACTGAATCTATGTTCTAGGAAACGGATTACagagaaaatattatctttGGCTAAATTGTAAACTGAATCCTGTGTTCTAGAAAACAGATTATTACAGAAATCAATTGACGCACGCATTAGGCACGCGGGATTCGGTGTACACTTGATTAATAACATCAAAGTGCGGTGACCCGATGACATTGTAGCATAGA
The genomic region above belongs to Diprion similis isolate iyDipSimi1 chromosome 8, iyDipSimi1.1, whole genome shotgun sequence and contains:
- the LOC124409658 gene encoding solute carrier family 26 member 6-like isoform X3, with the protein product MRYIKSYSAEGSMDKEDEVLRQLQVERPLYEQDALNRAYHYERPKNSFVRNAKESVKSKSCGSCITSTIPALNWLRNYEWKKDICSDLISGLTVAIMHIPQGMAYALLGNVPPVVGIYMAFFPVLVYFFLGTSKHVSMGTFAVVCLMTGKAVTAHATFPDALAQSNVTNPTLASDVPVVTYTPIEVATTVTFMVGILQLAMYLFRLGIISTLLSETLVNGFTTGAAVWVLISQIKDLLGLQLPKQKSMFKLIFSCIDIFNELPNVNIAAAIISTVAIIIMVFNNEIIKPYIAKRCSIPIPIELVAVVTGTLISNYGNLPEVYNIRTVGDIPTGLPIPKPPSFSLLPAIAFESIAITMVSYTITMSMALIFAQKLNYEVNSNQELLAMGSSNIVGSFFSCMPVTASLSRSLIQQTTGGKSQLASIVSCGILLTILLWIGPFFEPLPRCVLASIIVVALKGMLLQACELKKFWKLSKLDAAVWIVTFLAVVLVNIDIGLVVGLLVSLTSIFVQSIKPYTCLLGHIPNTDLYLDLRRFKGTTELCGIKIFHYCGGLNFANSGHLKSELFKLVGVVPREVVEERRKLAKKGLYPDPLGSEDKEALRCIILDLSALSYIDPSGINTLRFLTTEFEKIEIPVYLAGCSGPVFEQIVKCDQFQNKEPSFKIFVGVHDAVTFTQHELFK
- the LOC124409658 gene encoding solute carrier family 26 member 6-like isoform X6, which gives rise to MHYFHNTGAKLAQKLRMEKRHLLRSDLRFDCRHHAHTPGNGVRSAWKRTTGRTFAVVCLMTGKAVTAHATFPDALAQSNVTNPTLASDVPVVTYTPIEVATTVTFMVGILQLAMYLFRLGIISTLLSETLVNGFTTGAAVWVLISQIKDLLGLQLPKQKSMFKLIFSCIDIFNELPNVNIAAAIISTVAIIIMVFNNEIIKPYIAKRCSIPIPIELVAVVTGTLISNYGNLPEVYNIRTVGDIPTGLPIPKPPSFSLLPAIAFESIAITMVSYTITMSMALIFAQKLNYEVNSNQELLAMGSSNIVGSFFSCMPVTASLSRSLIQQTTGGKSQLASIVSCGILLTILLWIGPFFEPLPRCVLASIIVVALKGMLLQACELKKFWKLSKLDAAVWIVTFLAVVLVNIDIGLVVGLLVSLTSIFVQSIKPYTCLLGHIPNTDLYLDLRRFKGTTELCGIKIFHYCGGLNFANSGHLKSELFKLVGVVPREVVEERRKLAKKGLYPDPLGSEDKEALRCIILDLSALSYIDPSGINTLRFLTTEFEKIEIPVYLAGCSGPVFEQIVKCDQFQNKEPSFKIFVGVHDAVTFTQHELFK
- the LOC124409658 gene encoding solute carrier family 26 member 6-like isoform X2, whose product is MCCIAVCQFEFLSRNSKPRSMDKEDEVLRQLQVERPLYEQDALNRAYHYERPKNSFVRNAKESVKSKSCGSCITSTIPALNWLRNYEWKKDICSDLISGLTVAIMHIPQGMAYALLGNVPPVVGIYMAFFPVLVYFFLGTSKHVSMGTFAVVCLMTGKAVTAHATFPDALAQSNVTNPTLASDVPVVTYTPIEVATTVTFMVGILQLAMYLFRLGIISTLLSETLVNGFTTGAAVWVLISQIKDLLGLQLPKQKSMFKLIFSCIDIFNELPNVNIAAAIISTVAIIIMVFNNEIIKPYIAKRCSIPIPIELVAVVTGTLISNYGNLPEVYNIRTVGDIPTGLPIPKPPSFSLLPAIAFESIAITMVSYTITMSMALIFAQKLNYEVNSNQELLAMGSSNIVGSFFSCMPVTASLSRSLIQQTTGGKSQLASIVSCGILLTILLWIGPFFEPLPRCVLASIIVVALKGMLLQACELKKFWKLSKLDAAVWIVTFLAVVLVNIDIGLVVGLLVSLTSIFVQSIKPYTCLLGHIPNTDLYLDLRRFKGTTELCGIKIFHYCGGLNFANSGHLKSELFKLVGVVPREVVEERRKLAKKGLYPDPLGSEDKEALRCIILDLSALSYIDPSGINTLRFLTTEFEKIEIPVYLAGCSGPVFEQIVKCDQFQNKEPSFKIFVGVHDAVTFTQHELFK
- the LOC124409658 gene encoding solute carrier family 26 member 6-like isoform X5, producing MDKEDEVLRQLQVERPLYEQDALNRAYHYERPKNSFVRNAKESVKSKSCGSCITSTIPALNWLRNYEWKKDICSDLISGLTVAIMHIPQGMAYALLGNVPPVVGIYMAFFPVLVYFFLGTSKHVSMGTFAVVCLMTGKAVTAHATFPDALAQSNVTNPTLASDVPVVTYTPIEVATTVTFMVGILQLAMYLFRLGIISTLLSETLVNGFTTGAAVWVLISQIKDLLGLQLPKQKSMFKLIFSCIDIFNELPNVNIAAAIISTVAIIIMVFNNEIIKPYIAKRCSIPIPIELVAVVTGTLISNYGNLPEVYNIRTVGDIPTGLPIPKPPSFSLLPAIAFESIAITMVSYTITMSMALIFAQKLNYEVNSNQELLAMGSSNIVGSFFSCMPVTASLSRSLIQQTTGGKSQLASIVSCGILLTILLWIGPFFEPLPRCVLASIIVVALKGMLLQACELKKFWKLSKLDAAVWIVTFLAVVLVNIDIGLVVGLLVSLTSIFVQSIKPYTCLLGHIPNTDLYLDLRRFKGTTELCGIKIFHYCGGLNFANSGHLKSELFKLVGVVPREVVEERRKLAKKGLYPDPLGSEDKEALRCIILDLSALSYIDPSGINTLRFLTTEFEKIEIPVYLAGCSGPVFEQIVKCDQFQNKEPSFKIFVGVHDAVTFTQHELFK